A stretch of the Pseudobdellovibrionaceae bacterium genome encodes the following:
- the uvrC gene encoding excinuclease ABC subunit UvrC: MSEYRYPRKGPKKPRPEEGSEVDSGPRKPTVGERLDAILEKVREYPTQSGVYLMKSEGDKIIYVGKAKNLRNRVRSYFSNSQDLSPKTRFLVRNIFEIEYILTKTEVEAFLLEASLIKKHRPKYNIRLKDDKSYPYIKISLKDEYPRLYLARKVKRDGSQYFGPYTSGAAVHETIRFLNRTFKIRDCTDSVFKTRRRPCMTHQIGRCTAPCVKLVTVDEYRADIEGARSFLKGQDKKLLKVLSERMMSAAQDERFEVAARLRDSVGAIKAILEKQNVINDLSEKDQDAVGFFGDERGTLIETVHVRAGRVIGTRPHFFPLLNPEDPAEDAREWLVSFLNQYYEDNIIPDDVILPVDLGTDMTKLLEAVLCERRGDKVVVRFNLGGKAAALSEMASANAQAHFEKYVTKSEEKKKGLEEIQTKLGLPELPTRIECFDISTFQGKETVASQVVFEDGVPSKEHYRRYRIKTVVGTDDFASMNEVLGRRFKHDEYETPQLIVIDGGKGQLAVAVKILEEIGQKIPVVGLAKARTQGHFSDSEVTATEERFYLPGRANPVIFRPNTDAFQILVGIRDEAHRFAITYHRKLREASSLESELDFVVGLGEKRKRDLLRKFPSVEAIRGASVEQISEVPGFNRVLAERILLQLNEGDEVELNEDTGEDTASHDLNAIEGKD, encoded by the coding sequence ATGAGCGAATATCGCTATCCCCGGAAGGGTCCCAAGAAGCCAAGACCCGAAGAGGGGAGCGAGGTCGACTCCGGCCCGCGCAAACCGACCGTCGGGGAGCGACTCGACGCGATTCTGGAGAAGGTGCGCGAGTATCCGACCCAGTCGGGCGTTTACCTGATGAAATCCGAGGGCGACAAGATCATCTACGTCGGGAAGGCGAAGAATTTGCGCAATCGCGTGCGCAGCTACTTCTCGAACTCGCAGGATCTTTCGCCGAAGACGCGCTTTCTGGTGCGGAACATCTTCGAAATCGAATACATCCTGACGAAAACCGAGGTCGAAGCCTTTTTACTTGAGGCCTCGCTGATCAAAAAGCATCGGCCGAAGTACAACATCCGGCTGAAAGACGACAAATCCTATCCCTATATCAAAATTTCGCTGAAGGACGAGTACCCGCGCCTGTATCTGGCGCGCAAGGTGAAGCGGGATGGATCGCAGTACTTCGGACCCTACACCTCGGGCGCGGCGGTCCACGAAACCATTCGTTTTCTGAATCGCACTTTCAAAATTCGCGATTGCACGGATTCGGTGTTCAAAACGCGTCGGCGCCCTTGCATGACCCACCAGATTGGGCGCTGCACGGCCCCTTGCGTGAAGCTGGTGACCGTGGACGAGTACCGCGCCGACATCGAGGGCGCCCGTTCGTTTCTGAAAGGCCAGGATAAGAAACTGCTGAAGGTCTTGAGTGAACGGATGATGTCGGCGGCGCAGGATGAACGTTTCGAGGTCGCGGCCCGGCTGCGTGACTCGGTCGGCGCCATCAAGGCGATTCTGGAGAAACAAAACGTCATCAATGATCTTTCGGAAAAAGATCAGGATGCCGTGGGTTTCTTCGGCGATGAGCGCGGAACCTTGATCGAAACGGTCCACGTGCGCGCGGGCCGCGTGATCGGGACGCGTCCGCACTTCTTCCCGCTGCTGAACCCCGAGGACCCGGCGGAAGACGCGCGCGAATGGCTGGTGAGTTTCCTGAACCAGTACTACGAGGACAACATCATCCCGGATGACGTCATCCTGCCCGTGGACTTGGGGACGGACATGACCAAACTTCTAGAGGCGGTCTTGTGTGAGCGCCGGGGTGACAAGGTCGTCGTGCGCTTCAATCTGGGCGGGAAGGCCGCGGCGCTCAGCGAGATGGCGAGCGCGAACGCGCAGGCCCATTTCGAAAAGTACGTCACGAAATCCGAAGAGAAGAAAAAGGGCCTCGAAGAGATCCAAACCAAGCTGGGACTGCCGGAATTGCCGACGCGGATCGAGTGCTTCGATATTTCGACTTTCCAAGGGAAAGAAACCGTCGCTTCGCAGGTGGTTTTCGAGGATGGAGTTCCTTCGAAAGAACACTACCGCCGTTACCGGATCAAGACGGTCGTGGGGACGGACGATTTCGCCTCGATGAACGAGGTTTTGGGTCGTCGTTTTAAGCACGACGAATACGAAACCCCGCAGCTCATTGTCATTGATGGGGGCAAGGGGCAGTTGGCGGTGGCGGTGAAGATCCTGGAAGAGATCGGGCAGAAGATCCCCGTGGTGGGTTTGGCGAAGGCGCGCACCCAAGGGCACTTCAGCGATTCGGAAGTGACGGCGACGGAAGAGCGTTTCTATTTGCCGGGCCGGGCGAACCCCGTGATCTTCCGCCCGAACACCGACGCCTTCCAGATTCTGGTGGGCATCCGCGACGAGGCGCATCGTTTCGCCATCACCTACCACCGTAAACTGCGCGAGGCGAGTTCGCTGGAATCCGAGCTTGATTTCGTCGTGGGCCTTGGCGAAAAGCGAAAGCGCGACCTGTTAAGGAAGTTCCCGAGTGTCGAGGCCATCCGTGGCGCGAGCGTCGAGCAGATCTCCGAGGTCCCGGGTTTCAACCGCGTCCTCGCGGAACGGATTCTACTGCAGCTCAATGAGGGCGACGAGGTGGAGCTCAACGAGGATACGGGTGAAGATACAGCCAGTCATGATTTGAACGCGATCGAAGGAAAAGACTAG
- the uvrB gene encoding excinuclease ABC subunit UvrB, with protein MKRKFELVSDFKPSGDQPKAIKELVDGFGSGLKHQTLLGVTGSGKTFAMAHVINQLNRPALVMAPNKTLAAQLYAEFKELFPKNAVEYFVSYYDYYQPEAYIPSTDTFIEKDSAINEQIDRMRHSATRSLFDRHDVIIVSSVSCIYGLGSPEAYEGMMIHLQANTQVKRDHLLKELIRIQYQRNNVDFSRGTIRVRGDIVEVFPPYEEQRALRIELFGDYIETLKWVDPLTGKVLEELESVAIYPASHYVTEDDKMKRAVAQIRDELRERLQTFQKEMKFLEAQRIEQRTLYDIEMIEHMGFCQGIENYSRHMTGRGPGEPPPTLLEYFPDDFITFIDESHVTVPQIGGMYRGDRARKMNLVEHGFRLPSALDNRPLNFQEFEALMDKVVYVSATPAAYELQKSEGMIVEQIIRPTGLVDPLVEVRPVKHQVDDLLKEIRDRIAKKERVLVTTLTKRSAEDLTEYFENLGVKVKYLHSDIETMERVEIIRDLRLGVFDVLVGINLLREGLDIPEVSLVGITDADKEGFLRSERSLIQTIGRAARNVNGRVILYGDTVTESMQKAIDETQRRRHIQEKYNKEHGITPATIKKKILEGLGDLFDGNVTIGAGKEDRTANLFEKFSKEPSKIQLEIERMREKMKKASERLEFEEAAKIRDEIKRLQIMDLNLKSVPGEKDAKGTA; from the coding sequence GTGAAACGCAAATTTGAACTCGTATCGGATTTCAAACCTTCGGGCGATCAGCCCAAGGCGATCAAAGAACTCGTGGACGGTTTCGGCTCGGGCCTGAAGCATCAGACCCTTTTGGGTGTGACGGGGTCGGGGAAGACCTTCGCCATGGCTCACGTCATCAATCAGCTGAATCGCCCCGCGCTCGTCATGGCGCCGAACAAGACGCTCGCGGCGCAGCTGTATGCGGAATTCAAGGAGCTCTTCCCGAAGAACGCGGTGGAGTACTTCGTTTCGTACTACGATTACTACCAACCCGAAGCCTATATCCCGTCGACGGACACCTTCATCGAGAAGGACTCGGCTATCAACGAGCAGATCGATCGCATGCGCCACTCGGCGACGCGCTCCTTGTTCGATCGCCATGACGTCATCATCGTGTCCTCCGTCAGCTGCATCTACGGTCTGGGTTCGCCCGAGGCTTACGAGGGCATGATGATCCACCTGCAGGCCAATACCCAGGTGAAGCGTGATCATCTGCTGAAAGAGCTGATCCGCATCCAGTACCAACGCAACAACGTCGATTTCTCGCGCGGGACGATCCGCGTGCGCGGCGACATCGTGGAAGTGTTCCCGCCCTACGAGGAGCAGCGCGCGCTGCGCATCGAACTGTTCGGGGATTATATCGAGACTTTGAAGTGGGTTGATCCCTTGACGGGGAAGGTGCTCGAAGAGCTCGAGAGCGTCGCCATCTATCCGGCCTCTCACTATGTGACCGAGGACGACAAGATGAAGCGCGCGGTCGCGCAGATCCGTGATGAGCTGCGCGAGCGCCTCCAGACCTTCCAGAAAGAGATGAAGTTCCTCGAGGCGCAGCGGATCGAGCAGCGCACGCTCTACGACATCGAGATGATCGAGCACATGGGCTTCTGCCAGGGCATCGAGAACTACTCGCGCCACATGACGGGCCGGGGGCCGGGCGAGCCGCCGCCGACTTTGCTGGAGTACTTCCCCGACGACTTTATCACCTTCATCGACGAGTCCCACGTCACCGTTCCGCAGATCGGCGGGATGTACCGTGGGGACCGCGCGCGCAAAATGAATCTGGTGGAGCACGGCTTCCGTTTGCCGTCCGCGCTCGACAACCGGCCTTTGAACTTTCAAGAGTTCGAAGCGCTCATGGATAAGGTCGTTTACGTCTCGGCGACGCCGGCGGCCTATGAACTGCAAAAGTCCGAGGGCATGATCGTCGAGCAGATCATCCGTCCCACGGGCCTGGTGGACCCGCTCGTGGAAGTGCGTCCGGTCAAACATCAGGTCGATGATCTGCTAAAAGAGATTCGCGATCGCATTGCGAAAAAAGAGCGCGTCCTCGTCACGACGCTGACGAAACGTTCGGCGGAAGATTTGACCGAGTATTTCGAAAACTTGGGGGTGAAGGTGAAGTACCTTCATTCCGATATTGAAACCATGGAGCGGGTCGAGATCATCCGCGATCTGCGTCTGGGCGTCTTCGACGTTCTGGTTGGGATCAACCTTCTGCGTGAGGGCCTCGACATTCCGGAGGTCTCGCTCGTGGGGATCACCGATGCGGACAAAGAGGGCTTCCTGCGTTCGGAGCGCTCGTTGATCCAGACGATCGGTCGCGCCGCGCGGAACGTGAACGGGCGCGTGATCCTGTACGGCGATACGGTGACCGAATCGATGCAAAAAGCCATCGACGAGACCCAACGCCGTCGCCACATCCAGGAAAAGTACAATAAAGAGCACGGGATCACTCCCGCCACGATCAAGAAGAAGATCCTGGAAGGCTTGGGCGATCTGTTCGACGGCAACGTGACCATCGGCGCGGGGAAAGAAGACCGCACCGCGAATCTGTTCGAGAAGTTCTCGAAAGAGCCCTCGAAGATTCAGCTCGAGATCGAACGTATGCGCGAGAAGATGAAAAAGGCTTCGGAGCGTCTGGAGTTCGAAGAGGCCGCGAAGATCCGTGACGAGATCAAACGTCTGCAGATCATGGATCTGAATCTGAAATCCGTGCCCGGAGAAAAGGACGCTAAAGGCACGGCATGA
- the cysS gene encoding cysteine--tRNA ligase codes for MGITIYNSMTKSREAFEPRNAPVVQMYCCGPTVYDLLHVGNFRGVIVYNFVRQWLEERGYKVNFVYNYTDVDDKIINRALKENRDSADVAKQYIEEFEKDFGRLKLRKHDANPKVTETMDEIRSLVGQLIEGGKAYVTEGTSLGKDVNFAVRSFEGYGKLSHRNIDDMMSGTRVEVDEKKRDPLDFALWKAAKPGEPSWDSPWGQGRPGWHIECSAMVRKHLGESIDIHGGGMDLIFPHHENEIAQSEGASGHQYVKYWMHNNMINFGGAKMSKSIGNIKTARGFMDEYNPEILKFMMMSVHYRSTLDLGEEAVDQAIAGLARVYSALALAESLIADGKAAGLTEDAAVPADFSKTMAEAWEKASHSFDDDFNSAEGIARLFEIVRAFNAKVRRGMKVNAAVMGTAVGFRNFASNYGRLMSVFAEPPAQFLTDLDNRLLKRMNLDRAEIELIVKERAEARNAKDFAKSDELRKLLTDKGISISDTTQGSFWEVSK; via the coding sequence ATGGGAATCACGATCTACAACTCCATGACCAAATCGCGCGAGGCTTTCGAGCCCCGCAACGCGCCGGTGGTGCAGATGTACTGCTGCGGCCCCACGGTTTACGATCTTTTGCACGTCGGGAATTTCCGCGGCGTCATCGTTTACAATTTCGTGCGCCAATGGCTGGAAGAACGCGGCTACAAGGTGAACTTCGTCTACAACTACACCGACGTGGACGACAAGATCATCAACCGCGCGCTGAAAGAGAATCGCGATTCGGCCGACGTGGCGAAGCAGTACATCGAAGAGTTCGAAAAAGACTTCGGTCGTCTGAAGCTGCGCAAACACGACGCGAACCCCAAGGTGACCGAGACGATGGATGAGATCCGCTCGCTGGTCGGTCAGCTGATCGAGGGCGGCAAAGCCTACGTCACCGAGGGAACCTCGCTGGGGAAAGACGTGAACTTCGCGGTTCGCTCGTTCGAGGGCTACGGCAAACTCAGTCACCGCAACATCGACGATATGATGAGCGGGACGCGGGTGGAAGTGGACGAGAAAAAGCGCGATCCTTTGGATTTCGCTTTGTGGAAAGCGGCGAAACCCGGCGAGCCCTCGTGGGATTCGCCGTGGGGCCAAGGGCGTCCGGGCTGGCACATCGAGTGCTCGGCCATGGTGCGCAAGCATCTAGGTGAGTCGATCGACATTCACGGCGGCGGGATGGATCTGATCTTCCCCCACCACGAGAACGAAATCGCGCAGTCGGAAGGGGCGTCCGGGCACCAATACGTGAAGTACTGGATGCACAACAATATGATCAACTTCGGCGGCGCGAAAATGTCGAAGTCCATCGGGAACATCAAAACCGCGCGCGGCTTCATGGATGAGTACAATCCGGAGATCCTGAAGTTCATGATGATGAGCGTGCATTACCGCTCGACGCTGGACCTCGGTGAAGAGGCCGTCGACCAGGCCATTGCGGGTCTGGCGCGGGTCTACTCGGCGTTGGCGTTGGCCGAGAGTCTGATCGCGGACGGCAAGGCGGCGGGCCTGACCGAGGACGCGGCGGTGCCCGCGGACTTTTCGAAAACGATGGCGGAGGCCTGGGAAAAGGCGTCGCATTCGTTCGATGACGATTTCAACTCGGCGGAAGGGATCGCGCGGCTGTTCGAGATCGTCCGGGCTTTCAACGCGAAAGTGCGCCGGGGGATGAAGGTGAACGCGGCCGTCATGGGGACGGCCGTGGGCTTCCGGAATTTCGCGTCCAATTATGGGCGTTTGATGTCCGTTTTCGCCGAGCCGCCCGCACAGTTTCTGACGGATCTCGACAATCGTCTTTTGAAGCGTATGAATCTGGACAGAGCCGAAATCGAGCTCATTGTGAAAGAACGTGCGGAGGCCCGCAACGCCAAGGACTTCGCGAAGTCGGACGAGCTGAGGAAGCTCCTGACCGACAAAGGCATCAGCATCTCGGACACGACCCAGGGGAGTTTCTGGGAAGTCAGTAAGTAG
- a CDS encoding glutamate--tRNA ligase encodes MSSETRLRFAPSPTGYLHVGGARTALYNYLYARKTGGKFILRIEDTDEARSTVESLKMVIEDLDWLGFKWDEGPDANTLADVGPYGPYRQSARQNIYKEIADGLIQSGKAYYCFMTDAEIEAQREAAMKAGTYAHVNSPYADWPLDKALAKIAEGGKAVVRFRTKELKKDYIFQDIVRGEVKFPSDMVGDFVLLRSGGMPVYNFCCVVDDHMMKITHVLRAEEHLSNTLRQMMIYEAMGWAQPHFGHLSLILDEDRKKLSKRKGATSCHEFKGEGYLPEALSNFVALLGWSHPDGKEVMSAQELVDSFSLDRFNPAGAVFDAVKLKWMNSVHLRALSNEKIWGEIAPFLKEAGLQLPADPAWQSRSVETFRPKLETMVDAVELYRPLADGSYAILPEADEVFTWPQSKAVFEAWIAGLKALPQEELSAEDFAKVQDEVKVKAAVKGKNLFMPIRVAVIGKPHGTELQILVPLMKKASLIARAEQCLAKMG; translated from the coding sequence ATTTCAAGCGAGACGCGCCTGCGTTTCGCGCCGAGCCCCACCGGTTATTTGCATGTCGGCGGTGCGCGGACCGCACTCTACAATTACCTCTACGCGCGCAAAACCGGCGGCAAGTTCATCCTGCGGATCGAAGACACCGACGAGGCCCGCTCGACGGTCGAGTCGCTCAAGATGGTGATCGAGGATTTGGACTGGCTGGGCTTCAAGTGGGATGAAGGCCCCGATGCGAACACCTTGGCTGACGTGGGACCCTACGGTCCCTATCGCCAAAGCGCGCGCCAAAACATCTACAAAGAGATCGCCGACGGTCTGATTCAATCGGGGAAGGCCTACTACTGCTTTATGACGGACGCCGAGATCGAAGCCCAGCGCGAGGCCGCGATGAAGGCGGGGACCTACGCCCACGTGAACTCCCCCTACGCCGATTGGCCGCTGGACAAGGCGCTCGCCAAGATCGCCGAGGGCGGAAAGGCCGTCGTGCGTTTCCGGACGAAGGAGCTGAAGAAGGACTATATCTTCCAGGACATCGTGCGCGGCGAGGTCAAATTCCCGTCGGATATGGTGGGGGATTTCGTGCTGCTCCGCTCGGGCGGCATGCCGGTCTACAACTTCTGCTGCGTCGTCGACGATCACATGATGAAGATCACGCACGTTCTGCGCGCGGAAGAGCATCTGTCCAATACGCTCCGTCAGATGATGATCTACGAGGCGATGGGCTGGGCGCAGCCGCACTTCGGGCATCTGTCTTTGATCCTGGATGAGGACCGCAAGAAACTCTCGAAGCGCAAGGGCGCGACCTCGTGCCACGAGTTCAAGGGCGAAGGTTATCTGCCCGAGGCGCTTTCGAATTTCGTCGCGTTGCTGGGCTGGTCGCATCCGGACGGGAAAGAAGTGATGTCCGCGCAAGAGCTGGTCGACTCGTTCTCGCTGGATCGTTTCAATCCTGCGGGCGCGGTGTTTGATGCCGTGAAGCTCAAATGGATGAACTCGGTGCATCTGCGGGCGCTGTCGAACGAGAAAATCTGGGGCGAGATCGCGCCGTTTCTGAAAGAGGCCGGACTGCAGTTGCCGGCGGATCCCGCGTGGCAGAGCCGCTCGGTGGAAACTTTCCGCCCGAAGCTTGAGACCATGGTGGACGCGGTCGAGCTGTACCGTCCTTTGGCGGACGGCAGCTACGCGATTTTGCCTGAAGCGGACGAGGTCTTCACTTGGCCGCAATCGAAGGCCGTCTTCGAAGCCTGGATCGCCGGACTGAAGGCGCTTCCGCAAGAGGAGCTGAGTGCCGAGGACTTCGCGAAAGTGCAAGACGAAGTGAAGGTGAAAGCGGCGGTGAAGGGGAAAAACCTGTTCATGCCGATTCGGGTGGCCGTCATCGGTAAACCCCACGGCACGGAATTACAGATCCTCGTTCCGTTGATGAAAAAGGCGAGTTTGATCGCGCGGGCCGAGCAGTGCCTGGCGAAGATGGGGTAA
- a CDS encoding CarD family transcriptional regulator: protein MRPAPAGPVEFNVGDNAVYPGHGVGEVVAVESKEISGNRCDFYIVQIRDTGMRVMVPKSGVSRVGLRPIISKEEATKVIEILKMTDVKIDNQTWNRRYREYMEKIKTGSVYEIAEVLRDLFLLKVDKELSYGERNMLDTARKLLMKELSLAVDKNELTSQDDVRAIFGL from the coding sequence ATGCGGCCCGCTCCCGCGGGTCCCGTGGAATTCAACGTGGGCGACAACGCCGTCTATCCTGGACATGGCGTCGGCGAAGTGGTCGCCGTCGAATCGAAAGAGATCTCCGGAAACCGCTGTGATTTCTATATCGTACAGATCCGCGATACCGGCATGCGCGTGATGGTTCCCAAGTCGGGAGTCAGTCGCGTGGGCCTTCGCCCGATCATCTCTAAAGAAGAAGCGACGAAAGTCATCGAAATCTTGAAGATGACCGATGTCAAAATCGACAATCAGACCTGGAACCGCCGCTACCGCGAGTATATGGAGAAGATCAAAACCGGCTCCGTTTACGAAATCGCTGAAGTTTTGCGCGATCTGTTCCTGCTGAAAGTCGACAAAGAGCTCTCTTACGGCGAGCGCAATATGCTCGATACCGCCCGCAAGCTCCTGATGAAGGAACTTTCGCTCGCGGTGGATAAAAACGAGCTGACCTCGCAGGACGATGTCCGGGCCATCTTCGGTTTGTAA
- a CDS encoding S8 family serine peptidase, with protein sequence MMTRSFGRALVATTLMLVGLQAQAALEIRGQKVELSRENRGLLLQKNENREWVIQFGDLLRPETRREMKAHGLEILRYLPPNGFLVRGDGRSLELIQAQKVIGSAAWQPQWKIDSELAKKIAARAFLADGEKKRPLRLWVMAFDETSAQRLSADLRRMSINHKVEGRTLDALAEVEKIVEIAKLPGVENIEEAPQVEAMHMNLGTDIVAMAAGKGDYTDVTGFETGTKVMNFEAVWAQGLSGQGEIVSFADTGLDMGAIDTVSMEFRGGIKSGQILGIGAKDWSDPMGHGTHVAGSIAGRGTASKGVFKGGAYDAMLMPQGMWSPLIDNLTVPPKLDKMFQPAFNDGARLHSNSWGSPRNLGAYDAMAAQVDDYVWKNPEFLPIFAAGNSGVDKNADGIIDLGSISSPGTSKNSLTVGASENYNLTGGIQAKIGELRSAKESWPAEPISSSKLSDDANGISVFSSRGPTSDGRLKPEIVGPGSNILSAKSKTPTAQLLWGAYNDEYVYSGGTSMSTPLVAGGAAIAREVLRTRYNMARPSGALVKAVLLHTAVDLAPGQYGTGPKQELKPRPDNNQGYGRSDMAMLGKLGAQTQMIDEKTGLGTGEVMEYRINVNAGETLLVNLVYADAPGTPSASRALVNNLDLEVSGPGGHLSNTDSLNNNAMIELKKAPAGAYIVRVRGQNIPMGNAGKQPFALVLSALL encoded by the coding sequence ATGATGACACGGTCGTTCGGTCGCGCGCTCGTCGCGACAACGCTCATGCTGGTCGGACTGCAGGCGCAAGCGGCGCTTGAAATCCGGGGCCAGAAGGTTGAACTCAGCCGCGAAAACCGCGGACTCCTGTTGCAGAAAAACGAAAATCGCGAATGGGTGATCCAGTTCGGCGACCTGCTGCGTCCGGAAACCCGTCGCGAGATGAAGGCCCACGGCCTGGAAATCCTGCGCTACCTGCCGCCGAACGGTTTCCTCGTTCGCGGTGACGGACGCAGCCTGGAGCTGATCCAAGCGCAGAAAGTCATCGGCTCGGCCGCATGGCAGCCCCAATGGAAAATCGATTCGGAGCTCGCGAAGAAGATCGCGGCGCGCGCGTTTCTCGCCGACGGCGAGAAGAAACGACCCTTGCGTCTGTGGGTGATGGCGTTCGACGAGACCTCGGCGCAGCGTCTGTCGGCGGATCTGCGCCGCATGAGCATCAACCACAAGGTTGAAGGCCGCACGCTCGACGCTTTGGCGGAAGTCGAGAAGATCGTCGAGATCGCGAAACTTCCCGGCGTCGAGAACATCGAAGAGGCTCCCCAGGTCGAAGCGATGCACATGAACCTCGGCACGGATATCGTCGCGATGGCCGCGGGCAAAGGCGATTACACCGACGTCACCGGTTTCGAAACCGGCACCAAAGTGATGAACTTCGAAGCCGTCTGGGCCCAAGGTCTTTCCGGTCAGGGCGAGATCGTCAGCTTCGCGGACACGGGCCTCGACATGGGCGCCATCGACACCGTCTCGATGGAATTTCGTGGCGGGATCAAGTCGGGGCAAATCCTCGGCATCGGCGCGAAGGATTGGTCCGATCCCATGGGTCACGGTACGCACGTTGCGGGTTCGATCGCGGGTCGCGGAACCGCTTCCAAAGGCGTGTTCAAAGGCGGCGCGTACGACGCGATGCTGATGCCGCAAGGGATGTGGAGTCCTTTGATCGACAATCTGACCGTTCCCCCCAAGCTCGACAAAATGTTCCAGCCCGCGTTCAACGACGGCGCGCGCCTGCACTCGAACTCGTGGGGTTCGCCGCGCAATCTGGGCGCCTACGACGCGATGGCGGCGCAGGTGGACGACTACGTCTGGAAAAATCCGGAATTTCTGCCGATCTTCGCGGCCGGCAACTCGGGCGTGGATAAAAACGCGGACGGCATCATCGATCTGGGCTCGATCAGCTCGCCCGGCACATCGAAGAACTCGCTCACCGTGGGCGCTTCGGAAAACTACAATCTGACCGGCGGTATCCAGGCGAAAATCGGCGAACTGCGTTCGGCGAAAGAGAGCTGGCCCGCAGAGCCCATCTCGAGTTCGAAATTGTCGGACGATGCGAACGGGATCTCGGTGTTCAGCTCGCGCGGCCCGACCTCGGACGGTCGTTTGAAACCCGAAATCGTGGGACCCGGCTCGAACATCCTGTCGGCAAAGTCGAAGACACCCACCGCGCAACTTCTGTGGGGCGCCTACAACGACGAGTACGTCTATTCGGGTGGAACCTCGATGTCGACACCGCTCGTCGCGGGTGGAGCCGCCATCGCGCGCGAAGTGCTGCGTACGCGCTACAACATGGCTCGTCCTTCGGGCGCGCTCGTGAAAGCGGTTCTTCTGCATACGGCGGTGGACTTGGCACCCGGTCAATACGGGACCGGACCTAAACAAGAGCTGAAACCGCGTCCCGACAACAACCAAGGTTACGGTCGTTCGGACATGGCGATGCTGGGAAAGCTCGGCGCACAAACGCAAATGATCGACGAGAAGACGGGCCTCGGCACCGGCGAAGTCATGGAGTACCGGATCAACGTGAACGCGGGCGAGACTCTGCTGGTGAATTTGGTTTACGCCGATGCGCCGGGAACCCCGTCGGCTTCGCGTGCGCTCGTGAACAACTTGGATCTCGAGGTTTCGGGACCCGGGGGTCACCTGTCGAACACCGACAGCCTGAACAACAACGCGATGATCGAGCTCAAAAAAGCTCCGGCCGGCGCTTACATCGTCCGCGTCCGTGGCCAAAACATCCCCATGGGGAATGCAGGAAAGCAGCCGTTCGCGCTCGTCCTGTCGGCTCTTCTGTAA
- a CDS encoding RNA methylase: MTSLNSQFWKNFAAKHWEKKPLLLKDVGTPLRKMDAAAVFELLVKFADLCRARGDSAGFKFYVDGAKLHEDEVLELLPEKADASLQGYHERMNEIFEDYGLVCDELLQVSAEYQGHLIEFTRELYRVVGFPNRFAEMGLYLGNYKKTPFGVHVDGCGVFSFPVAGTKRFRLWRNEYGAKHPDLDRAFEYKKHLKASELMTAKPGDMTYWPSSAWHIAESDGEFSATWSLGVWVDKPHAEVVSEVLGPLVGALLGKNAKLGATPIKNFPAASGEVADLPPLLSQTSKVLGHLDAEELERRLREYWLGHLSAQGLKVAPAAKFRLGKNLRLAQPSSPILWAVEGRTLRCGFAGQVFAAPYSKALVDQLKLLNSGQTVPLKAADRKLFTSLGNAGALAHLK, translated from the coding sequence ATGACATCCCTCAACTCTCAATTCTGGAAGAACTTCGCGGCGAAACATTGGGAGAAAAAACCTCTCTTGCTGAAAGACGTGGGCACTCCGCTACGCAAGATGGACGCCGCCGCGGTCTTTGAGCTTTTGGTGAAATTCGCGGACCTGTGCCGGGCGCGGGGCGACTCGGCCGGATTCAAGTTCTACGTCGATGGGGCGAAACTTCATGAGGACGAAGTCTTGGAGCTTCTGCCCGAGAAGGCGGACGCGTCGCTGCAGGGTTATCACGAACGTATGAACGAGATCTTCGAGGACTACGGTCTGGTCTGCGATGAGCTCTTGCAAGTGAGCGCGGAATATCAAGGTCACTTGATCGAATTCACGCGCGAGCTTTACCGCGTCGTCGGTTTCCCGAACCGCTTTGCCGAGATGGGGCTTTACCTCGGAAACTATAAGAAGACGCCCTTCGGCGTGCACGTCGACGGTTGCGGCGTTTTCAGTTTTCCGGTGGCGGGGACGAAACGTTTTCGCCTTTGGCGAAATGAATACGGTGCGAAACATCCGGATCTTGATCGCGCATTCGAATACAAAAAGCATCTGAAGGCGTCGGAACTCATGACCGCGAAACCGGGCGACATGACTTACTGGCCGTCGTCGGCATGGCATATCGCCGAGTCGGACGGTGAGTTCTCGGCCACGTGGAGTCTGGGCGTTTGGGTGGATAAACCTCACGCCGAAGTCGTCTCCGAAGTCCTCGGCCCGCTCGTCGGCGCCCTTCTGGGGAAGAACGCGAAGCTGGGGGCCACGCCGATCAAAAATTTTCCGGCGGCGAGTGGGGAAGTCGCGGACTTGCCACCTCTCCTCTCGCAAACGTCAAAAGTGCTCGGACATCTCGATGCGGAAGAGCTCGAACGCCGTCTGCGGGAGTATTGGTTAGGTCATCTCTCCGCTCAGGGGCTTAAGGTCGCACCGGCCGCCAAATTCCGTCTCGGGAAAAATCTCAGGCTCGCGCAACCGAGTTCACCGATTCTGTGGGCTGTGGAGGGTCGGACATTGCGTTGCGGGTTTGCGGGTCAGGTTTTCGCGGCTCCATACTCAAAGGCCCTGGTCGATCAGTTGAAATTGCTCAACTCGGGTCAGACCGTTCCTTTGAAGGCCGCGGACCGGAAGCTCTTCACGAGTTTGGGGAATGCGGGAGCCTTGGCTCACCTCAAGTAG